The Cygnus atratus isolate AKBS03 ecotype Queensland, Australia chromosome 7, CAtr_DNAZoo_HiC_assembly, whole genome shotgun sequence genome includes a window with the following:
- the LCOR gene encoding ligand-dependent corepressor isoform X2, whose translation MQRMIRQFAAEYTSKNSSTQDSSQPNSTKNQSLLKASLVASSPTAATAQNPVLSKLLMADQDSPLDLTVRKSQSEPSEQDGVLDLSTKKSPCAGSTSLSHSPGCSSTPGNGRPGRPSQHHPEGLQSGDGVPPRSLQDGTREGYGHSTSLKVPLARSLQISEELLSRNQFSTAASHGPSGLQNHGQHLILSREASWAKPHYEFNFSRMKFRGNGALSNISDLPFLTENSAFQKMALQTKQDGKKDVSHSSPVDLKIPQVRGMDLSWESRTGDQYSYSSLVMGSQTESALSKKLRAILPKQNRRSLLDAGPDSWGSDAEQSTSGQPYPTSDQEGDPGSKQPRKKRGRYRQYNSEILEEAISVVMSGKMSVSKAQSIYGIPHSTLEYKVKERLGTLKNPPKKKMKLMRSEGQDVSVKIELDPQGEAAQSANELKDE comes from the exons ATGCAGCGAATGATCCGACAGTTTGCTGCTGAATATACCTCAAAAAATAGCTCTACTCAGGACTCCAGCCAGCCCAATAGCACAAAGAACCAAAGCCTGCTGAAAGCATCTCTGGTCGCCTCCTCTCCCACGGCTGCAACTGCTCAGAACCCTGTGCTCAGCAAACTTCTCATGGCTGACCAAGACTCACCTCTGGACCTTACTGTCAGAAAGTCTCAGTCAGAACCTAGTGAACAAG ACGGCGTGCTTGATTTATCCACTAAGAAGAGTCCTTGTGCCGGCAGCACCTCTCTGAGTCATTCTCCAGGGTGCTCCAGTACTCCAGGAAATGG GCGACCTGGGAGACCCAGCCAGCACCATCCAGAGGGACTACAGAGTGGTGATGGGGTACCTCCAAGAAGCTTGCAGGATGGAACCAGGGAAGGTTATGGCCACTCTACATCTCTTAAAGTACCGCTGGCTCGATCACTCCAGATTAGTGAAGAACTGCTGAGCAGAAACCAGTTTTCTACGGCTGCCAGCCATGGGCCATCTGGACTACAGAATCATGGACAGCACTTAATATTATCCAGGGAGGCTTCTTGGGCAAAACCACACTACGAATTCAATTTCAGCCGCATGAAATTCAGGGGAAATGGTGCACTCAGCAACATCAGTGACCTtccttttcttacagaaaactCTGCCTTTCAAAAAATGGCACTTCAAACTAAACAGGATGGGAAAAAGGACGTGAGCCATTCGTCTCCTGTGGATTTAAAGATACCACAAGTTCGAGGCATGGACCTTTCTTGGGAGTCCCGCACTGGTGACCAGTACAGCTATAGCTCTTTGGTAATGGGTTCACAAACGGAGAGCGCGCTTAGCAAAAAGTTAAGGGCTatccttccaaaacaaaacaggagaagTTTGCTGGATGCTGGACCAGATTCCTGGGGCTCAGATGCTGAGCAGTCTACCTCTGGACAGCCATATCCCACCTCAGATCAAGAGGGAGATCCTGGCTCCAAGCAACctaggaagaaaagagggagatACAGACAGTACAACAGCGAGATACTGGAGGAAGCAATCTCTGTGGTTATGAGCGGGAAAATGAGTGTTTCCAAAGCTCAGAGTATTTATGGGATCCCCCACAGTACACTGGAGTACAAAGTTAAAGAGAGGCTGGGCACTTTGAAAAAccctccaaagaaaaaaatgaaattaatgaggTCGGAGGGGCAGGATGTTTCAGTAAAGATTGAATTAGATCCCCagggagaagcagcacaaaGTGCGAATGAATTGAAAGATGAGTAG